In Triticum aestivum cultivar Chinese Spring chromosome 5B, IWGSC CS RefSeq v2.1, whole genome shotgun sequence, the following proteins share a genomic window:
- the LOC123114709 gene encoding early nodulin-like protein 1, with translation RYGALNLAAPVGMATLAALALLLCISMTSMDGCAAAQYKVGGLDAWGVPPSSKPDVYVRWAKSVPVKLGDALFFLYPPSQDSAVQLTAKAFAACDVSDPLLKLEDGNSVFNLTKPGRAYFSSAASGRCRKGQKFKLR, from the coding sequence CGATACGGAGCGCTCAACTTGGCGGCGCCGGTGGGAATGGCGACCCTAGCGGCTCTGGCGCTGCTTCTGTGCATCTCCATGACCTCCATGGACGGGTGCGCCGCCGCTCAGTACAAGGTGGGCGGGCTGGACGCGTGGGGGGTGCCGCCGTCCAGCAAGCCGGACGTGTATGTGCGGTGGGCCAAGTCCGTCCCCGTCAAGCTCGGtgacgccctcttcttcctctacccACCCAGCCAGGACAGTGCCGTGCAGCTCACCGCCAAGGCCTTCGCCGCCTGCGACGTGTCCGACCCGCTGCTCAAGCTGGAGGACGGCAACTCCGTCTTCAACCTCACCAAGCCCGGGCGGGCCTACTTCAGCAGCGCCGCCTCGGGGCGCTGCCGCAAGGGCCAGAAGTTCAAGCTGCGATGA